The following are from one region of the Moritella sp. 24 genome:
- the hemH gene encoding ferrochelatase, whose translation MCNMTKQSVLLVNLGTPESATPAGVKAFLKPFLSDSRVVSIPRLFWLPLLNGVILPLRSKRVAKAYQSIWFDDGSPLLHYSLLQQKALAALFAEAGQDVQVELAMTYGERSIKDAITALQQSGSEHIVVLPLYPQYSSTTTAPVFDQVARYIQTTIDTPSVSLVKHYHNNALFIDALALSIERHWQEKGRAEKLLLSYHGIPKFLVEQGDIYAEHCVETTKLLCARLGLSEEDVVHCYQSRFGKAEWLQPYTNETLVKLAESGTKSLDVLAPAFAVDCLETLEEMAIENKEVFVNAGGEDYHFIACLNDDDAHIRAIHAVASEYLR comes from the coding sequence ATGTGTAATATGACTAAGCAAAGTGTGTTATTGGTTAACCTTGGTACGCCTGAATCGGCAACACCAGCGGGCGTTAAAGCTTTTTTAAAACCATTTCTGTCTGATTCTCGTGTTGTTAGCATTCCACGATTATTCTGGTTACCATTACTAAACGGTGTCATTTTACCTTTACGTAGTAAACGTGTAGCGAAAGCTTATCAGTCAATCTGGTTTGATGATGGTTCTCCATTATTACACTACAGTCTGTTGCAGCAAAAAGCGTTAGCTGCTCTGTTTGCCGAAGCAGGGCAAGATGTGCAAGTTGAACTCGCGATGACATATGGTGAGCGCAGCATCAAAGATGCAATTACAGCGTTACAGCAATCAGGTTCCGAACATATTGTGGTGTTGCCTTTATACCCGCAGTACTCGTCGACGACAACAGCACCTGTATTTGATCAGGTTGCGCGTTATATACAAACAACGATTGATACACCAAGTGTGAGTTTAGTTAAACACTATCATAATAATGCGCTCTTTATCGATGCATTAGCCTTAAGTATCGAACGTCATTGGCAAGAAAAGGGCAGGGCAGAGAAACTGCTGTTGTCTTACCATGGCATACCTAAGTTCTTGGTTGAACAAGGTGACATTTATGCAGAGCATTGTGTTGAAACGACTAAGCTATTATGCGCGCGCTTAGGATTATCTGAAGAGGATGTTGTTCACTGCTATCAATCTCGCTTTGGTAAAGCCGAGTGGTTACAGCCATATACGAATGAAACCTTAGTCAAATTGGCTGAAAGTGGCACTAAGTCGCTAGATGTTCTTGCGCCTGCATTTGCTGTCGATTGTTTAGAAACATTAGAAGAAATGGCGATAGAGAATAAAGAAGTGTTTGTGAATGCTGGTGGTGAAGATTATCATTTTATTGCGTGTCTGAATGATGACGATGCACACATACGTGCCATACATGCTGTCGCGAGTGAGTATTTACGCTAA
- the argA gene encoding amino-acid N-acetyltransferase, whose product MELSQQDNQLVRWFRQSAPYVNAHRDKTIVLTLSGEAIAHANFINIVNDIALLNILGIRIVLVFGARPQINTILAQHNCESVFHKRQRVTDEQAFPLIKQVIGQLQFEITAAFSMGLVNTQMHGVKINIVSGNFITAQPIGVDEGVDFCHTGSVRRVDTDALEYQLAQNAITVVPPLGYSVTGESFNLSAEEVATKIAIKLNAHKLISFCSAQGVLDYNGELISEMFPEQAQERLAELDAEGGINSGTASYLRAAINASLAGVPRCHLVSYKTDGSLLQELFSRDGVGTQIVRQSAEQTRAARVEDVAGIMLLTQPLVEQGMLVQRTREQFVRDIEHFTVVERDGTIIGCASLYCFSGNIAEMASVATHPEYRRSSRGDLLVKEIEKQAKEQGMDNLFVLTTHSIHWFRERGFEPVELEQLPVEKQELYNLQRRSKILMKKL is encoded by the coding sequence ATGGAATTGAGTCAACAAGATAACCAGTTAGTGCGGTGGTTTCGCCAGTCCGCACCCTACGTTAATGCCCACCGCGATAAAACAATTGTCCTCACACTCAGTGGTGAAGCGATTGCACACGCTAATTTTATTAATATCGTCAATGATATCGCCTTATTAAATATTCTCGGCATTCGTATCGTACTGGTCTTTGGTGCCCGTCCGCAAATCAACACCATATTGGCCCAACACAATTGTGAAAGTGTATTCCACAAGCGTCAGCGCGTAACAGACGAACAAGCTTTTCCACTAATTAAACAAGTTATTGGTCAACTTCAATTTGAGATCACAGCTGCGTTCTCAATGGGATTAGTTAACACTCAGATGCACGGTGTAAAAATTAATATTGTCAGTGGTAACTTTATTACAGCGCAACCGATTGGCGTTGATGAAGGCGTTGATTTTTGCCATACAGGCAGTGTCCGTCGTGTCGATACTGATGCACTTGAATATCAACTTGCTCAAAATGCAATTACCGTCGTCCCGCCACTTGGCTATTCAGTCACAGGTGAAAGCTTTAATTTGAGTGCGGAAGAAGTGGCGACTAAGATTGCCATTAAGCTTAATGCACATAAGTTGATTAGTTTCTGTTCAGCCCAAGGCGTTCTCGACTATAACGGTGAGCTTATTTCTGAAATGTTCCCAGAACAAGCACAAGAACGTTTAGCTGAACTTGACGCTGAAGGTGGTATTAATAGTGGTACAGCCTCTTATTTACGTGCCGCAATCAATGCGTCATTAGCAGGCGTTCCCCGCTGTCACTTAGTTAGCTATAAAACGGATGGTTCTCTATTACAAGAATTGTTCTCACGTGATGGTGTTGGTACGCAAATAGTACGCCAGAGCGCAGAACAAACACGTGCAGCGAGAGTGGAAGATGTAGCCGGTATCATGTTACTCACACAACCATTGGTTGAACAAGGCATGTTAGTTCAGCGTACAAGAGAACAATTTGTGCGTGATATTGAACATTTCACCGTGGTTGAACGCGATGGCACCATTATTGGATGCGCCTCACTGTATTGTTTCTCGGGAAATATTGCCGAAATGGCGAGTGTCGCGACACATCCGGAATATCGACGCTCAAGTCGTGGTGACTTGTTGGTTAAGGAAATCGAGAAACAAGCAAAAGAGCAAGGAATGGACAACCTCTTTGTACTGACAACCCACAGTATTCATTGGTTTAGAGAACGAGGATTTGAGCCTGTTGAATTGGAGCAATTACCCGTTGAAAAACAAGAGCTCTACAATTTACAACGTCGCTCAAAAATATTGATGAAGAAGTTGTAA
- a CDS encoding HI1450 family dsDNA-mimic protein has translation MLLKTEDELIDFAYDTFLDSAQKELSPADQILFAMQFEDRGAVDIVDLGKDWPASVAMGINDNDYCELHIGLVDDNDLLNDVFGRVLVKKKANDKFIHILWKAE, from the coding sequence ATGCTATTAAAAACTGAAGACGAACTCATTGACTTTGCCTACGATACATTTCTAGACAGCGCGCAAAAAGAATTATCCCCTGCAGATCAAATCTTATTTGCAATGCAATTTGAAGACCGTGGTGCAGTTGATATCGTTGATTTAGGCAAAGATTGGCCAGCAAGTGTCGCAATGGGTATCAACGACAATGACTATTGTGAATTGCATATTGGACTTGTAGACGACAATGATCTACTAAATGATGTTTTCGGCCGTGTATTAGTAAAGAAAAAAGCCAACGATAAATTCATTCATATTCTTTGGAAAGCTGAATAA
- the aroG gene encoding 3-deoxy-7-phosphoheptulonate synthase AroG translates to MHYQTDDVRIREVKELLPPIAVLEKYPASDDVTKTVFESRNSISQILKQADDRLLVIVGPCSIHDTEAALEYAERLVALREKYKDTLEIVMRVYFEKPRTTVGWKGLINDPYLDDSFQLNDGVRIARKLLLDVNAMGLPTAGEFLDMITPQYVGDLMSWGAIGARTTESQVHRELASGMSCPVGFKNGTDGTIKVAIDAIGSANAPHHFLSVTKFGHSAIISTAGNPDCHLILRGGNKSTNYSADDVATITTQLEAAKQDINIMIDFSHANSEKKFQKQMDVSTDVSGQISAGNKGIFGVMVESHLVEGRQDLVDGKVETYGQSITDACIGWADTETMMAQLSDAVATRRTVK, encoded by the coding sequence ATGCATTATCAAACAGACGACGTTAGAATTCGAGAAGTTAAAGAACTATTACCGCCAATTGCAGTGTTAGAAAAATATCCTGCTTCTGATGATGTGACTAAAACAGTATTTGAATCACGCAATAGCATTAGCCAAATTCTTAAACAAGCAGATGATCGCCTTTTAGTGATTGTAGGGCCTTGTTCTATTCATGACACTGAAGCTGCATTAGAATATGCAGAGCGACTAGTGGCATTACGTGAAAAATATAAAGATACACTTGAAATTGTGATGCGTGTTTATTTTGAAAAACCGCGTACAACGGTTGGTTGGAAAGGATTAATCAACGACCCGTATCTAGATGATAGCTTCCAATTAAATGATGGTGTACGTATTGCACGTAAACTATTACTTGATGTTAATGCAATGGGTCTACCAACTGCAGGTGAGTTCTTAGATATGATCACACCGCAATATGTTGGTGATCTAATGAGTTGGGGCGCAATTGGTGCACGTACAACAGAATCTCAAGTTCACCGTGAACTTGCTTCTGGTATGTCTTGCCCTGTTGGTTTCAAAAACGGTACAGACGGTACAATCAAAGTTGCTATCGATGCAATTGGTAGTGCAAATGCACCGCACCACTTCTTATCAGTAACTAAATTTGGTCACTCTGCGATTATCTCAACAGCAGGTAACCCTGATTGTCACCTGATTCTACGCGGTGGCAATAAGTCGACAAACTATTCTGCTGACGATGTAGCAACAATTACAACTCAGTTAGAAGCGGCGAAGCAAGACATTAATATCATGATTGATTTTAGCCATGCAAACAGCGAAAAGAAATTCCAAAAACAAATGGATGTTTCAACAGATGTTTCTGGTCAAATTAGTGCTGGTAATAAAGGTATCTTTGGCGTGATGGTTGAAAGTCATTTAGTTGAAGGTCGCCAAGATCTTGTTGACGGTAAAGTTGAAACTTACGGTCAAAGTATCACTGATGCTTGTATTGGCTGGGCAGACACTGAAACTATGATGGCACAGTTATCTGACGCAGTTGCTACACGACGTACAGTGAAATAA
- a CDS encoding DUF3085 domain-containing protein, with product MKRIIFSLDEVLPIEAEALAAKTFTPTYDDLWDASKFKGSKVVDEHGNTEVEALSNGLNFWPDVNQLNPKKLKAQLTLMAEHGIFIMNNVSSDISPIDRGTLAYAQGCHPEKDADFQMNQDEIFDGEMGSITIPLEWVSRSVKADKKQFIIELGDDDDVRLIIK from the coding sequence ATGAAACGAATTATATTTTCTCTTGATGAAGTTTTGCCGATTGAAGCGGAAGCACTTGCTGCAAAGACTTTTACCCCTACTTATGATGATCTTTGGGACGCGAGTAAGTTCAAAGGTTCTAAAGTTGTTGATGAACATGGCAACACGGAAGTTGAAGCATTAAGTAACGGTCTAAACTTCTGGCCAGATGTTAATCAACTTAATCCTAAAAAACTGAAAGCACAATTAACCTTGATGGCTGAGCACGGCATTTTCATTATGAACAATGTCTCAAGCGATATCTCGCCAATTGATCGTGGTACGTTAGCGTATGCACAAGGTTGTCACCCAGAGAAAGATGCTGATTTTCAAATGAATCAAGATGAAATTTTTGATGGTGAAATGGGCTCAATCACAATTCCACTGGAATGGGTTAGTCGCTCTGTTAAAGCGGATAAGAAGCAGTTCATTATTGAACTTGGTGATGACGACGATGTACGTCTAATCATCAAATAA
- the ylqF gene encoding ribosome biogenesis GTPase YlqF gives MTIQWYPGHMHKARKEIAEVMPQMDLIIEVLDARIPYSSENPMISDLRGDTPCIKILNKSDLADPIITAQWLEYLELEEGVKAYAFTTQEVHEIKKIPALARQLVPNKEGADKVIKAMIMGIPNVGKSTTINILANRIIAKTGNEPAVTKQQQRIKLDNGIVLSDTPGMLWPKVQNPLSGYRLASTGAIKDTAIEYDDIGMYAAEYMCKAYPEAMRERYKLDNLDKTDLELLEDIGRGRGCLGPGGFVDLNKAAAILINELRTAKICRLSLETPAMAEAEKKAVIERLALEGEKVKKRKPKKKRR, from the coding sequence ATGACCATTCAGTGGTACCCAGGGCACATGCACAAAGCCCGTAAAGAGATCGCGGAAGTAATGCCGCAAATGGACCTCATTATCGAAGTGCTTGATGCACGTATCCCTTATAGTAGTGAGAATCCAATGATCTCTGACTTACGTGGTGATACCCCTTGTATTAAAATTCTTAATAAGAGTGATCTTGCTGATCCAATTATTACAGCGCAATGGTTAGAGTACCTAGAATTAGAAGAAGGCGTTAAGGCGTATGCCTTTACTACACAAGAAGTACATGAGATCAAAAAGATCCCTGCACTAGCACGCCAATTAGTACCAAATAAAGAAGGTGCTGACAAAGTAATCAAAGCGATGATTATGGGTATTCCAAACGTGGGTAAATCAACCACGATTAATATCCTTGCTAACCGTATCATTGCTAAAACAGGTAATGAGCCAGCTGTGACTAAACAACAGCAACGCATCAAGCTGGATAACGGTATCGTATTATCAGATACCCCAGGAATGTTATGGCCAAAAGTACAAAACCCACTTTCAGGATATCGCTTAGCATCTACTGGCGCGATTAAAGATACTGCGATTGAATATGATGATATCGGTATGTATGCAGCTGAATACATGTGTAAAGCTTATCCAGAGGCGATGCGTGAGCGTTATAAACTCGATAATCTAGACAAAACAGATTTAGAACTGCTAGAAGATATTGGCCGTGGTCGTGGTTGTTTAGGTCCAGGTGGTTTTGTTGATTTAAACAAAGCAGCTGCAATTTTAATCAATGAATTACGTACAGCTAAAATCTGCCGCCTTAGCTTAGAAACACCAGCAATGGCTGAAGCAGAGAAAAAAGCTGTAATTGAGCGTTTAGCCCTTGAAGGCGAAAAAGTTAAAAAACGTAAGCCAAAGAAAAAACGTCGTTAA
- a CDS encoding fatty acid desaturase, protein MKKPPLIWLNVLIFASTFLIAITAVPWYGYVYGFETFEIVAMIIGIFVCGLSITGGYHRLWSHRTYKAHWSVRLIFALGGAFALQNSAIHWSSDHRRHHKHVDHDDKDPYSASHGFWFSHIGWMLREYNAMLYTDYTNVRDLQKDAIAVWQHKYYNVLAFAMNVGVPILVGLLYGDVWASLLLLGVARLVLSHHFTFFINSWAHMWGTQPYTDRNTARDNALLAIFTHGEGYHNYHHIFETDYRNGIKWYQYDPTKWLINVLAWCNLASDLRMVPEARIEQAKLKMELKRRHDKVKHLPNSEEVILRLNQEYDVLCEKLNAFYKAKVVLFESKKKSLNEKLDKIQFEQQITDTKLQLSQLKEAFHAQRRVWNNMQLNFSH, encoded by the coding sequence ATGAAAAAACCACCGTTAATTTGGCTAAATGTACTAATTTTTGCTTCAACCTTCCTTATTGCTATCACGGCAGTACCTTGGTATGGCTATGTTTATGGATTTGAAACATTCGAAATTGTTGCCATGATTATTGGTATTTTCGTATGCGGGTTATCGATCACTGGTGGTTACCACAGACTTTGGTCTCACCGTACTTATAAAGCACATTGGTCTGTACGATTGATTTTTGCTCTGGGTGGTGCGTTTGCGTTACAAAACAGTGCAATTCATTGGAGCTCTGATCACCGTCGTCACCACAAGCATGTAGATCATGATGATAAAGACCCGTACTCAGCGAGCCATGGGTTTTGGTTTTCACACATCGGTTGGATGCTACGTGAATATAACGCGATGCTTTACACTGATTACACGAATGTTCGTGATTTACAAAAAGATGCTATCGCAGTATGGCAGCACAAATACTATAACGTACTTGCGTTTGCAATGAATGTAGGTGTGCCTATTTTAGTTGGTTTGTTGTATGGCGATGTATGGGCGAGCTTATTATTATTAGGCGTTGCACGTTTAGTATTAAGCCATCATTTCACGTTCTTTATTAATTCATGGGCACATATGTGGGGCACACAGCCTTATACAGATCGTAACACTGCTCGTGATAATGCACTGCTAGCTATCTTCACTCATGGTGAGGGTTACCATAATTATCATCATATTTTTGAAACAGATTACCGTAACGGTATTAAATGGTATCAATATGATCCGACTAAATGGTTAATCAATGTTTTAGCATGGTGTAATCTAGCCAGTGATTTACGTATGGTTCCAGAAGCACGTATTGAGCAAGCTAAACTGAAGATGGAATTAAAACGTCGTCACGATAAAGTGAAGCACTTGCCTAATTCTGAAGAAGTTATTTTACGTCTTAATCAAGAGTACGATGTGTTATGTGAGAAACTTAACGCTTTTTATAAAGCAAAAGTCGTATTATTTGAATCAAAGAAAAAATCATTGAATGAAAAATTGGATAAAATTCAATTTGAACAACAGATCACTGATACTAAATTGCAATTAAGCCAACTAAAAGAGGCGTTTCATGCGCAACGTCGAGTTTGGAATAACATGCAACTTAACTTTTCTCACTAA
- a CDS encoding inosine/guanosine kinase, whose translation MKFPGQRKSKHYFPVNTGNPFVKPVDAASVAQPVLCGIDQTLVDIEAHVEDEFLTRFGLRKGESLMISDEIAEQIYTELKQNDLIVSEFAGGTVANTLHNYAILSESQSLLFGTMCDQIKIGSYAYQYLCNTSSKVNLNYLQPVNGPIGRCFTFISSDGDRSFGINAGLMNKLSKEHLPVDQLQKSSGLLISAYLLRCAEDDPIKEAAMHMVEQAKYLNIPIILTLGTRFIIEGNEKWWQDFINEYVTVIAMNEDEGEALTGFTDPLLAADAALEWCDLVLCTAGAEGLYMAGYTDEKFKRETSGQLLPGAIAEFNRYEYSRPMRLADTTEPLKMYSHIAPYLGGPVEIKNTNGAGDGALSAILHDMLANSYHRDIVPNSDKHTASCLAYSSLSQLCKYANRVSYEVLAQHSPRLLKGLPEREESLDEGYWSS comes from the coding sequence ATGAAATTTCCCGGTCAACGCAAGTCTAAGCATTACTTTCCTGTAAATACAGGCAATCCATTTGTCAAACCGGTAGACGCTGCAAGTGTAGCTCAACCTGTATTATGCGGTATTGATCAGACACTCGTTGATATTGAAGCTCATGTCGAAGATGAGTTTTTAACTCGCTTTGGTTTGAGAAAGGGTGAGTCACTGATGATCAGTGATGAAATAGCCGAGCAAATTTATACAGAATTAAAGCAGAACGACCTTATCGTGAGTGAGTTTGCTGGTGGTACAGTAGCGAATACACTTCATAACTATGCCATTCTATCTGAATCTCAGTCGCTTCTATTTGGTACTATGTGTGATCAAATTAAAATCGGCAGCTATGCATACCAATATCTATGTAATACCAGCAGCAAGGTAAACCTTAATTACTTGCAACCTGTGAACGGTCCAATCGGGCGTTGCTTTACATTTATTTCTTCAGATGGTGATCGTAGTTTCGGTATCAATGCTGGCTTAATGAATAAGTTAAGTAAAGAGCATTTACCTGTTGATCAATTACAAAAAAGCTCTGGATTACTTATCTCTGCTTACTTATTGCGTTGTGCAGAAGATGATCCAATTAAAGAAGCTGCAATGCATATGGTTGAGCAGGCTAAATACCTTAATATTCCAATCATTCTTACATTGGGCACGCGCTTCATTATTGAAGGTAATGAAAAGTGGTGGCAAGATTTCATTAACGAATACGTTACTGTTATCGCAATGAATGAAGATGAAGGTGAAGCGTTAACTGGCTTTACTGATCCATTATTAGCTGCAGATGCGGCTTTGGAATGGTGTGACCTTGTGCTTTGTACTGCAGGTGCTGAAGGCCTATATATGGCTGGTTATACGGATGAGAAGTTTAAACGTGAAACAAGCGGACAGTTATTACCGGGCGCAATTGCCGAATTTAACCGTTATGAATACAGCCGTCCAATGCGCTTAGCTGATACAACTGAGCCATTAAAAATGTATTCACATATTGCACCATATTTAGGTGGACCAGTTGAAATCAAAAACACCAATGGTGCTGGTGATGGTGCGCTATCTGCTATTTTACATGATATGTTAGCGAATTCTTACCACAGAGACATCGTGCCTAACTCTGATAAGCATACGGCGAGCTGCCTTGCTTATTCATCACTTTCACAGTTATGTAAATATGCAAACCGTGTAAGTTATGAAGTGTTAGCACAGCATTCTCCACGTTTATTAAAAGGTTTACCGGAACGTGAAGAATCACTAGATGAAGGCTATTGGTCTAGCTAA